One stretch of Arthrobacter polaris DNA includes these proteins:
- a CDS encoding GuaB1 family IMP dehydrogenase-related protein, giving the protein MRFLNQPATDLTYSDVFXVPSRSSVTSRLDVDLASGDGTGTTIPLVVSNMTAVSGKRMAETVARRGXIAILPQDIPLDVLGSVSEWVKQRDSXYETPLLMTAGDIVIDAVHLMSKRSHNAVVVVDGSDFVGVVRGADCEXVDRFSSLASVMRSNVVTLDATAFDEIRAHADSGDLDFTQAKALTDEALREAFAVLDAAGTDYAPVLRSGEVVGVLTRTGALRSTIYQPALDDTGRLRLGVALGINGDVAAKAAALLEYGVDTLVVDTAHGHQERMLEALRAVRSLTPTVPLAAGNVVSAAGVRDLVEAGADIIKVGVGPGAMCTTRMMTAVGRPQFSAVLECSAAAAQLGAHVWADGXXRYPRDVALALAAGASQVMIGSWFAGTYESPGDLQVDAGGRRYKESFGMASARAVQSRTSRAGAFERALKGLFEEGISTSKMYLDPARPGVEDLLDMITAGLRSSLSYAGACSLAQFRERAIVGVQSAAGYEEGRPLPQSW; this is encoded by the coding sequence ATGCGTTTTCTGAACCAACCTGCCACCGATCTGACCTATTCCGATGTGTTTNTAGTTCCCTCGCGCTCCAGCGTCACCTCGCGTTTGGATGTTGACTTGGCAAGTGGGGACGGAACCGGAACCACTATTCCCCTAGTTGTCTCTAACATGACAGCAGTCTCGGGCAAACGAATGGCTGAAACGGTGGCCCGTCGCGGGNGCATCGCCATTTTGCCTCAAGACATTCCTCTTGACGTGCTGGGCTCGGTCTCGGAATGGGTGAAGCAACGGGACTCCNTGTATGAAACACCGCTGCTGATGACGGCCGGGGATATTGTTATTGACGCCGTGCACCTGATGAGTAAACGCTCCCACAATGCCGTTGTGGTGGTTGACGGCAGCGATTTCGTGGGTGTTGTGCGCGGCGCCGACTGTGAGNGGGTAGACAGGTTCTCCTCCTTAGCCTCGGTCATGCGCTCAAACGTGGTGACCTTGGACGCCACTGCCTTTGATGAGATCCGTGCACATGCCGATTCCGGGGATCTTGACTTTACCCAGGCCAAGGCGCTCACCGATGAGGCGTTGCGCGAGGCTTTCGCTGTTTTGGATGCGGCCGGAACCGACTACGCCCCAGTGCTGCGATCCGGTGAGGTTGTGGGCGTGCTGACACGCACCGGAGCGCTTCGATCGACCATATATCAGCCCGCGCTGGATGACACCGGGCGGCTGCGTTTGGGTGTGGCGCTCGGGATCAACGGCGATGTCGCTGCCAAGGCTGCCGCGCTTTTGGAATACGGTGTGGACACCTTGGTGGTGGACACTGCGCACGGGCACCAAGAAAGGATGTTGGAAGCTCTGCGTGCTGTGCGTTCACTGACGCCCACCGTCCCGTTGGCTGCCGGGAATGTTGTCAGTGCTGCCGGGGTTCGGGACTTGGTTGAGGCCGGTGCCGACATCATCAAGGTGGGTGTGGGCCCGGGTGCCATGTGCACAACGCGCATGATGACAGCTGTTGGCAGGCCACAGTTTTCCGCCGTTTTGGAATGTTCAGCGGCGGCCGCCCAGCTGGGTGCCCACGTCTGGGCCGACGGGNGGNTGCGGTACCCGCGGGATGTGGCGTTGGCTTTGGCAGCCGGTGCCAGCCAGGTGATGATCGGTTCGTGGTTTGCGGGCACCTATGAGAGCCCGGGTGATCTGCAAGTGGATGCAGGCGGGCGTCGTTATAAGGAAAGTTTTGGTATGGCGTCGGCGCGGGCCGTGCAAAGCCGGACCTCCCGTGCAGGTGCGTTTGAGCGGGCCCTTAAAGGATTGTTTGAAGAAGGAATCTCAACGTCCAAGATGTATCTAGACCCTGCCCGCCCGGGCGTAGAGGACCTGTTGGACATGATCACTGCTGGGTTGCGTAGTTCCTTGAGCTACGCCGGTGCCTGCTCATTGGCACAGTTTAGGGAACGCGCCATTGTGGGCGTGCAATCCGCTGCAGGCTATGAGGAAGGCCGGCCGCTGCCCCAGAGCTGGTAG
- a CDS encoding multifunctional oxoglutarate decarboxylase/oxoglutarate dehydrogenase thiamine pyrophosphate-binding subunit/dihydrolipoyllysine-residue succinyltransferase subunit, whose amino-acid sequence MPEQSIHRLPEEFGGNEWLVDELYERYQGDXNSVDTKWWPLFEGFAADDAAGNGRHTANSVAPITAQIPVVAAPVAPVAPSVTSAPAAVVPAAAVPAAPASAPKSPAAPRPPAPAKDAARTGTTPIPAQLPKTAKDKSIPEESVKTVLRGPAKAIAANMVSSLEVPTATSVRAIPAKLLIDNRVVINSNLARSRGGKVSFTHLIGYAVIKALGQXPSMNVFYDEIDGKPVAVQPPHVNFGIAIDMPKPDGTRLLIVPNIKRAETLSFAGFWHTYEDLIKRARAGKLTADDHSGTTVSLTNPGGIGTVHSVPRLSXGQAAIIGVGALDYPAEYQGSSAKIIARNAVSKILTLTSTYDHRVIQGAGSGEFLKKVHQLLLGAENFYDEIFESLRIPYEPVRWSVDLQVDPADQINKVARIQQLIHSYRVRGHLMADTDPLEYVQRKHPDLDVLTYGLTLWDLDREWPTGGFGGXAKLLLRDILGVLRDAYCRTTGVEYMHIQEPEQREWFQHELEHPYSKPSREEQLRIVSKLNSAEAFETFLQTKFVGQKRFSLEGGESLIPLLDSIISDAADDGLDEVAIGMAHRGRLNVLTNIAGKTYAQVFREFEGTQDSRSVQGSGDVKYHLGTEGTFTSDAGNETKVYLAANPSHLEAVDGVLEGIVRAKQDRLDQGENFPVLPIMVHGDAAFAGQGVVAETLNLSQLRGYRTGGTIHVVVNNQVGFTTAPSSSRSSVYSTDVAKMIQAPVFHVNGDDPEAVVRTAQLAYQFQQRFRKDVVIDMVCYRRRGHNEGDXPSMTQPLMYNLIEAKRSVRRLYTEALIGRGDISEEEATQLLRDYQERLERVFAETHAAQTSPIPIITKDSQAISDLERPTSQQADSGVNNPQITAISADMLAHIGATXLAIPEGFEVHHKLKPLLEKRETMSREGSIDWGFGELAAFGSLLMEGVPVRVAGQDSRRGTFVQRHAVFHDRANGNVWTPLSDLSEDQAKLWIYDSLLSEYAAMAFEYGYSVERPDALVVWEAQFGDFVNGAQTVIDEFISSAEXKWGQRSSLVLMLPHGYEGQGPDHSSARIERFMQMCAEENMIVANPTTPASHFHLLRRQAYLRPRKPLIIFTPKQLLRLKAAASSVEDFTSGGFRTVIGEHAAVENNAVDKVLLVSGRLYYDLLAARDKAADTKIAIVRVEQLYPLPLAEIKAELAKYPNAEIVWAQDEPANQGPWPFMGLNLAPELDRKLGRVSRKASAATATGSAKIHAVEQALLVQQAFERS is encoded by the coding sequence GTGCCAGAGCAATCCATCCACCGTCTACCCGAAGAGTTTGGCGGCAACGAGTGGCTCGTCGATGAACTGTATGAGCGCTACCAGGGCGACAANAATTCAGTGGATACGAAGTGGTGGCCCCTCTTTGAAGGATTCGCCGCGGATGACGCCGCCGGCAACGGCCGCCACACTGCAAATAGCGTCGCCCCCATTACGGCCCAGATCCCTGTGGTTGCCGCTCCGGTAGCTCCGGTCGCCCCATCGGTAACCTCGGCCCCGGCCGCCGTCGTTCCAGCCGCCGCCGTTCCGGCAGCTCCGGCTTCAGCACCGAAGTCACCGGCAGCACCGCGTCCACCGGCACCCGCCAAGGACGCGGCCCGCACCGGGACCACACCCATCCCGGCCCAGCTGCCCAAGACAGCCAAGGACAAATCGATCCCGGAAGAGTCCGTGAAGACTGTTCTGCGCGGACCGGCCAAGGCCATCGCTGCCAACATGGTCAGCAGCCTGGAAGTGCCCACGGCTACTAGCGTGCGCGCCATCCCGGCCAAGCTNCTGATTGACAACCGCGTTGTCATCAACTCAAACCTTGCCCGATCCCGCGGCGGCAAGGTTTCCTTCACCCACTTGATCGGTTACGCCGTCATCAAGGCCCTGGGTCAGTTNCCCTCCATGAACGTCTTCTACGACGAGATTGATGGCAAGCCCGTCGCCGTCCAGCCNCCTCATGTGAACTTCGGCATCGCCATTGACATGCCTAAGCCCGACGGAACGCGCTTGCTCATTGTCCCGAATATCAAGCGTGCAGAGACGCTCAGCTTTGCCGGGTTCTGGCACACCTACGAAGATCTGATCAAGCGGGCTCGCGCCGGAAAGCTCACGGCCGATGACCACTCTGGCACTACTGTTTCGCTGACCAACCCCGGCGGCATCGGAACTGTCCACTCGGTGCCCAGGCTATCGAANGGGCAGGCCGCGATCATCGGAGTCGGCGCCCTTGACTACCCGGCCGAGTACCAGGGTTCAAGCGCCAAGATCATCGCACGGAACGCCGTTTCTAAGATCCTGACCCTGACCTCCACCTATGATCACCGTGTCATCCAGGGTGCCGGTTCCGGCGAATTTCTCAAGAAGGTCCACCAACTGCTGTTGGGTGCTGAGAACTTCTACGATGAAATCTTTGAATCACTGCGCATCCCGTACGAGCCCGTTCGGTGGAGCGTTGACCTGCAGGTTGATCCCGCAGACCAGATCAACAAGGTCGCTCGCATCCAGCAGTTGATTCACTCCTATCGCGTGCGTGGCCACTTGATGGCTGACACTGACCCGTTGGAATACGTCCAGCGCAAGCACCCCGACCTTGACGTACTCACGTACGGGCTCACACTCTGGGATCTTGACCGCGAATGGCCCACCGGCGGCTTTGGCGGCAANGCAAAACTGCTGCTGCGCGACATCCTCGGTGTGCTCCGCGACGCCTACTGCCGGACAACGGGTGTGGAATACATGCATATCCAGGAGCCGGAACAGCGCGAATGGTTCCAGCACGAACTCGAACACCCATACTCCAAGCCAAGCCGCGAAGAGCAGCTGCGCATTGTCTCCAAGCTGAACTCCGCAGAAGCCTTTGAGACGTTCCTGCAGACGAAGTTCGTTGGCCAGAAGCGCTTCTCCCTGGAGGGCGGCGAATCCTTGATTCCGCTGCTTGACTCCATCATTTCCGACGCTGCCGACGACGGTCTGGACGAAGTTGCCATCGGCATGGCCCACCGCGGCCGCCTGAACGTGCTCACCAACATTGCCGGCAAGACCTATGCTCAGGTTTTCCGAGAATTTGAGGGTACCCAGGATTCACGCAGCGTCCAGGGATCCGGTGACGTCAAGTATCACTTGGGCACCGAAGGTACCTTCACCTCCGACGCCGGCAACGAGACCAAGGTTTACCTAGCGGCAAACCCCTCACACCTGGAAGCCGTTGACGGTGTCCTTGAAGGCATTGTCCGTGCCAAGCAGGACCGCTTGGACCAGGGCGAGAACTTCCCAGTTCTGCCCATCATGGTCCACGGCGACGCCGCCTTCGCTGGCCAGGGCGTGGTTGCTGAAACCCTGAACCTGTCCCAGCTGCGCGGCTACCGCACCGGCGGAACCATCCACGTTGTTGTCAACAATCAGGTTGGCTTCACCACGGCTCCTTCCTCATCACGGTCCTCGGTGTACTCCACCGACGTTGCCAAGATGATCCAGGCACCTGTGTTCCATGTGAACGGCGATGATCCCGAGGCAGTGGTTCGCACCGCCCAGTTGGCCTACCAGTTCCAGCAGCGCTTCCGCAAGGACGTTGTCATTGACATGGTTTGCTACCGCCGCCGCGGCCATAATGAGGGCGATGANCCCTCAATGACACAGCCGCTGATGTACAACCTGATCGAGGCCAAGCGCTCAGTGCGACGCCTCTACACCGAGGCTCTGATTGGCCGCGGCGACATCAGCGAAGAGGAAGCCACGCAGCTGCTGCGCGACTACCAAGAACGCCTGGAGCGCGTCTTTGCCGAAACCCATGCAGCCCAGACCTCNCCCATCCCGATCATCACTAAAGACTCACAGGCCATTTCGGATCTGGAGCGCCCCACCTCCCAACAGGCTGATTCCGGTGTGAACAATCCCCAGATCACAGCCATCAGCGCAGATATGCTGGCCCACATCGGCGCCACACANCTNGCTATTCCAGAAGGCTTTGAGGTCCACCACAAACTCAAGCCGCTGCTGGAAAAGCGTGAGACGATGTCCCGTGAAGGCAGCATCGATTGGGGCTTCGGCGAGCTGGCAGCGTTCGGCTCGTTGCTGATGGAAGGTGTCCCGGTCCGAGTGGCAGGGCAGGACTCGCGCCGTGGCACGTTTGTGCAGCGTCACGCGGTGTTCCACGACCGCGCCAACGGAAACGTCTGGACCCCGCTGAGTGACCTCAGCGAGGACCAAGCGAAACTGTGGATCTATGATTCATTACTCAGCGAATACGCTGCAATGGCCTTCGAATACGGCTACTCCGTTGAACGCCCGGACGCGCTTGTTGTCTGGGAAGCGCAGTTTGGCGACTTCGTCAACGGCGCCCAGACAGTCATCGACGAGTTCATTTCCTCGGCTGAGCANAAGTGGGGCCAGCGTTCCTCACTGGTTCTGATGCTGCCGCACGGCTACGAAGGCCAGGGCCCGGACCACTCATCAGCGCGCATCGAGCGTTTCATGCAGATGTGTGCCGAAGAGAACATGATCGTGGCCAACCCGACCACACCGGCGTCGCACTTCCACTTGCTGCGCCGCCAGGCCTACCTGCGACCCCGCAAGCCGTTGATCATCTTCACCCCGAAGCAGCTATTGCGCTTGAAGGCTGCCGCTTCGTCGGTTGAGGATTTCACCTCGGGCGGCTTCCGCACGGTGATCGGTGAGCATGCAGCGGTAGAGAATAACGCCGTCGACAAGGTCCTGCTAGTCTCCGGCCGCTTGTACTACGACCTGCTCGCAGCACGGGACAAGGCCGCAGATACCAAGATTGCTATTGTCCGTGTTGAGCAGCTGTACCCGCTGCCGCTGGCCGAGATCAAGGCCGAACTTGCCAAGTACCCCAACGCCGAAATCGTGTGGGCACAGGATGAGCCTGCCAACCAGGGTCCGTGGCCGTTCATGGGCTTGAATCTTGCTCCCGAGCTGGATAGGAAGTTGGGACGGGTTTCGCGTAAGGCTTCGGCTGCTACAGCTACCGGATCTGCGAAGATCCATGCTGTAGAGCAGGCCTTGCTGGTCCAGCAGGCTTTCGAGCGTAGCTAA
- a CDS encoding GDSL-type esterase/lipase family protein: MEKRELRIVAVGDELVAGVGDPRALGWLGRVLARTPSDSVSVESFVLASPREGTEALAGRWLNEAGRRFDDFHENRLVIGLSGRDIEYGLSTARSRLNLANILDGATQLNXPVFVVGPPPSLDPALNRKLAELNTAFADVTTRRKHHYVDTFXPLQNHEQWRNDVAANGGTPGQAGYGLMAWLVLHRGWYQWLDLPDAPSAPLHTPLAPTLAPRCFS, translated from the coding sequence GTGGAGAAGCGGGAACTGCGAATAGTAGCTGTNGGGGATGAATTGGTGGCCGGTGTGGGCGACCCGCGGGCACTTGGCTGGCTGGGCCGTGTGCTGGCAAGGACNCCTTCCGATTCTGTCTCGGTTGAATCTTTTGTCCTTGCTTCGCCCCGTGAGGGCACCGAGGCGCTGGCGGGACGCTGGCTGAATGAGGCCGGCCGCCGCTTTGATGACTTCCATGAGAACCGCCTGGTCATTGGCCTCTCCGGACGCGACATCGAATACGGTCTCTCCACGGCACGGAGCAGACTGAACTTGGCCAACATTCTCGATGGTGCCACCCAGCTGAACATNCCCGTGTTTGTGGTTGGTCCGCCGCCGTCGCTTGATCCGGCGCTGAACCGGAAATTGGCCGAGCTCAATACAGCTTTTGCCGACGTGACAACACGCCGCAAGCACCACTACGTGGACACTTTCNNTCCCCTGCAAAATCATGAGCAGTGGCGTAACGACGTCGCCGCCAATGGTGGCACNCCCGGGCAGGCCGGCTACGGCCTCATGGCATGGCTGGTGCTGCACCGAGGCTGGTACCAGTGGCTGGACCTGCCTGACGCCCCTAGCGCACCACTTCACACGCCTCTGGCACCGACACTCGCCCCGCGCTGCTTCAGCTAG
- a CDS encoding 50S ribosomal protein bL37, protein MSKRSRKRRDRKGSGANHGKRPNA, encoded by the coding sequence ATGTCCAAGCGTTCACGTAAGCGTCGGGATCGTAAGGGTAGCGGAGCTAACCACGGTAAGCGACCCAACGCCTAA
- the rsrA gene encoding mycothiol system anti-sigma-R factor translates to MGDCQSLGDCDDERIVRIYEYLDGALSCEDLKDIKDHLDACSDCSSEYDLECVIRTVVKRSCKEAAXETLKAAILARLHEGKPAAV, encoded by the coding sequence ATGGGCGACTGCCAAAGCCTGGGCGATTGCGACGACGAACGCATCGTGCGGATCTATGAATATTTGGACGGTGCGCTGTCTTGTGAGGACCTTAAAGACATTAAGGATCACCTCGATGCCTGTTCCGATTGTTCCAGCGAGTACGACCTTGAGTGTGTCATCCGCACTGTGGTGAAGCGATCCTGCAAGGAAGCCGCCNCGGAAACCCTCAAAGCCGCTATTCTTGCCCGCCTTCACGAAGGCAAACCAGCCGCAGTGTAG
- a CDS encoding sigma-70 family RNA polymerase sigma factor, whose protein sequence is MNISEPEQTINPVAATGSTATSMSEAAEPADGKAAPVEVIAAGQVTDVAGIDVANETPEARRIRFERDAMVYVDQLYSAAMRMARNPSDAEDLVQEAYTKAFSAFHQYKPGTNLKAWLYRILTNTYINLYRKRQREPLQSNADSVEDWQLARAESHTSQGLRSAEADALDHLPDSDVKXALQAIPEEFRLAVYFADVEGFAYKEISEIMNTXIGTVMSRLHRGRKLLREMLADYAVESGYLKATNQMTETEN, encoded by the coding sequence ATGAACATTTCCGAGCCTGAGCAAACCATCAACCCGGTGGCTGCCACTGGATCCACGGCAACTTCTATGTCCGAGGCTGCTGAGCCTGCGGATGGCAAAGCTGCCCCTGTTGAGGTGATCGCTGCAGGGCAGGTCACTGATGTCGCCGGTATTGATGTTGCCAATGAGACACCAGAGGCTCGACGCATACGCTTTGAGCGCGATGCCATGGTGTATGTGGATCAACTTTATTCAGCAGCCATGCGCATGGCCCGCAATCCCAGTGATGCTGAGGACCTAGTGCAGGAGGCCTATACAAAGGCGTTCTCGGCTTTCCACCAATATAAGCCGGGCACAAATCTGAAGGCTTGGCTGTACCGGATCCTCACCAATACCTACATTAATCTGTACCGGAAGCGCCAGCGTGAGCCACTGCAGTCAAATGCCGATTCCGTCGAGGACTGGCAGCTGGCACGGGCGGAATCACACACCTCGCAAGGGTTGCGGTCTGCCGAGGCTGACGCCTTGGATCACTTGCCTGATTCAGACGTTAAANGCGCCCTGCAGGCCATTCCGGAGGAATTCCGGTTGGCTGTGTATTTTGCTGACGTTGAAGGTTTTGCCTACAAAGAAATCTCAGAAATCATGAACACCNCTATCGGCACCGTCATGTCGCGGTTGCACAGAGGCCGGAAACTCTTGCGTGAAATGTTGGCTGACTATGCCGTCGAAAGCGGATATCTCAAGGCGACCAACCAAATGACTGAAACGGAGAACTAA
- a CDS encoding DoxX family protein, whose amino-acid sequence MSMIRLLARPMLASSFIFSGLDRLRHADATAAQLAPVLAPLSAALPVDASXKTLARLLAGAQVGAGILLALGKFSRPAAVVLTLTAGLGTVVEYRTAETTTKENRAHRRNQLTKNIALIGGALLASVDTAGRPGLAWRTEKFIKSGKKTAKTQLKNADKSVRALAHDVTGH is encoded by the coding sequence TTGTCCATGATTCGCTTACTCGCCCGCCCCATGTTGGCGTCATCGTTCATCTTTTCCGGCTTAGACCGTCTGCGCCACGCAGATGCCACGGCTGCGCAATTGGCGCCCGTTTTGGCNCCGTTAAGCGCCGCACTACCTGTCGACGCCAGTGANAAGACTCTGGCTCGCTTGCTCGCTGGAGCCCAAGTTGGAGCTGGCATCTTGCTGGCCTTGGGCAAATTCTCCCGGCCCGCTGCCGTGGTGCTCACACTAACTGCCGGGCTCGGCACTGTGGTTGAGTATCGCACTGCCGAGACCACCACCAAGGAAAATCGTGCGCACCGCCGTAACCAGCTGACCAAGAACATTGCTCTGATTGGTGGAGCACTGCTGGCAAGCGTTGACACGGCCGGGCGCCCAGGACTGGCCTGGCGTACGGAGAAGTTTATCAAAAGCGGCAAGAAGACCGCCAAGACGCAGTTGAAGAATGCGGATAAGAGCGTCCGCGCGTTAGCCCACGATGTGACAGGACACTAA
- the aroA gene encoding 3-phosphoshikimate 1-carboxyvinyltransferase, with protein sequence MTASYWPAPFSPTPLDATVTIPASKSLTNRYLVLAAIADGESRLRAPLQSRDSDLMIGALRAMGAKITEVPGSGTVPDLVITPIPAGFAHQRGTISIDCGLAGTVMRFVPPLAALVSGAVRFDGDPAALVRPMGPIVVALEGLGVRVQDGGDGFLPFTVHGKGFLEGGHVQVDAGGSSQFISAMLLVAPRFAKGLHLEHIGTSVPSVDHISMTVQILRSMGVVVDDATANHWIVQPGPIAAFDVTLEQDLSNAGPFLAAALATGGTVRIPNWPSNTTQVGDKWREILPQFGATVTLADGVLTVTAGPEIRGVDISDTSELAPSTAAICALATTPSRLRGISHLRGHETDRLAALVAEINALGGNAKETEDGLIINPAPLRGGVFHSYHDHRMATAGAIIGLAVPGVEVENIGTTAKTMPNFPSMWAAMVSQTAAVNTAAAEAEA encoded by the coding sequence ATGACAGCCTCCTATTGGCCCGCACCNTTTTCACCAACACCCTTGGACGCCACCGTCACCATTCCGGCTTCCAAATCGCTGACCAACAGGTATCTTGTCCTCGCCGCCATCGCCGATGGTGAATCACGTTTGCGCGCGCCGCTGCAGTCCCGCGACTCCGATCTGATGATCGGGGCTCTGCGTGCCATGGGTGCNAAAATCACCGAAGTTCCCGGCAGCGGCACTGTGCCTGACCTTGTTATCACGCCCATCCCGGCAGGTTTTGCGCACCAGAGGGGGACCATCTCGATCGACTGCGGCCTGGCCGGCACCGTCATGCGCTTTGTCCCGCCTCTGGCGGCACTGGTTTCTGGTGCCGTGAGGTTCGACGGCGACCCGGCTGCTTTGGTGCGCCCCATGGGTCCCATTGTGGTTGCGTTGGAGGGACTTGGCGTGCGGGTGCAAGATGGTGGCGACGGTTTCTTGCCGTTCACCGTCCACGGCAAGGGCTTTCTCGAAGGTGGCCACGTACAGGTTGATGCGGGAGGTTCTTCACAGTTCATTTCCGCCATGCTGCTGGTTGCGCCCCGTTTTGCCAAGGGACTGCATCTAGAACACATTGGAACTTCAGTACCCAGTGTTGACCACATTTCCATGACCGTTCAGATTCTGCGTTCCATGGGTGTTGTGGTCGATGATGCCACCGCGAATCATTGGATTGTCCAGCCCGGACCGATTGCCGCCTTTGATGTGACCCTGGAGCAGGATCTCTCNAATGCGGGTCCGTTCCTTGCGGCCGCATTAGCTACCGGCGGCACCGTACGTATCCCGAACTGGCCTTCAAACACCACTCAGGTGGGCGATAAATGGCGTGAAATCCTACCCCAGTTTGGTGCCACAGTAACCCTTGCCGACGGTGTCCTGACAGTCACGGCAGGCCCCGAAATTCGCGGTGTGGACATCTCGGACACGTCAGAGCTTGCACCGTCAACGGCCGCAATTTGCGCTCTGGCCACAACACCCTCGCGGCTGCGCGGCATCTCGCACCTGCGCGGACATGAGACCGATCGCCTTGCTGCCTTGGTCGCTGAAATCAACGCCCTGGGCGGGAACGCCAAGGAAACTGAGGACGGGCTGATCATCAACCCGGCTCCTCTGCGCGGCGGGGTGTTCCACAGCTACCACGACCACCGCATGGCTACGGCCGGTGCCATCATCGGACTCGCCGTGCCCGGCGTCGAGGTTGAAAATATTGGAACCACGGCCAAGACAATGCCTAACTTCCCATCTATGTGGGCGGCCATGGTGTCGCAGACTGCTGCTGTAAACACTGCGGCGGCTGAAGCCGAGGCTTAG
- the rsgA gene encoding ribosome small subunit-dependent GTPase A, producing MARDYSNWDESDVRVRANKKGSRPRTKDRPAYEDAVIGRIVTVDRGRYTAIVDENLPTERTLIAARARELRRNPVVAGDFVSLVGDVTGKPDTLARLVRIEERRTLLRRSADDTDPIERVVVANADQLVIVVAAANPEPRTGFIDRALVAAYDAGIAPLLLITKTDIKDPTELLANYEHLDMTVIISRTAADGVFGVDARSDDGDSALLAGGAVEQLHGYLNGKVSVLVGHSGVGKSTMVNALTGSQRATGGVNAVTGRGRHTSSSALALQLQDAKPGSWIIDTPGIRSFGLAHVNPDRILAAFPDLQPGTDDCERGCKHDSVAVNCGLDQYVAAGHAGASGPARLASLRRLLGTSERTEGRAEAKELGIIE from the coding sequence ATGGCACGGGATTACAGCAACTGGGACGAATCCGATGTCCGGGTCAGGGCCAATAAGAAGGGCAGCCGTCCACGGACTAAGGACCGTCCTGCCTACGAGGACGCAGTCATTGGCAGGATTGTCACCGTTGACCGCGGCAGATACACGGCCATTGTGGATGAGAACCTGCCCACGGAGCGCACCCTGATAGCTGCCAGGGCTAGGGAACTACGGCGTAATCCGGTGGTAGCTGGTGACTTTGTCTCACTCGTGGGCGATGTCACCGGCAAACCCGATACGCTGGCTCGACTGGTCCGGATTGAAGAGCGCCGCACACTGCTGCGCCGTAGCGCCGATGACACCGATCCGATTGAGCGGGTGGTGGTGGCCAACGCCGACCAACTCGTGATCGTGGTGGCCGCAGCCAACCCGGAACCGCGCACCGGATTCATTGACCGTGCGCTGGTGGCTGCCTATGACGCAGGCATTGCACCGCTGCTACTGATCACCAAGACTGATATCAAGGATCCCACCGAGCTGCTCGCCAACTATGAGCACTTGGACATGACAGTTATCATCAGCCGCACTGCCGCCGACGGCGTTTTCGGCGTGGATGCCCGCAGCGACGACGGTGATTCCGCGCTTCTTGCTGGCGGCGCCGTTGAACAGCTGCACGGCTACCTTAATGGCAAGGTCAGCGTCTTGGTGGGGCATTCCGGAGTGGGCAAATCCACCATGGTCAACGCCCTCACCGGGTCACAACGTGCCACCGGAGGCGTGAATGCGGTGACAGGACGCGGACGCCACACATCTTCCTCGGCCCTGGCTCTGCAATTGCAGGACGCCAAGCCCGGCTCGTGGATCATCGACACNCCCGGCATTCGCTCCTTTGGCTTAGCACATGTGAACCCGGACAGGATCCTGGCAGCCTTCCCGGACCTCCAGCCCGGCACCGACGACTGCGAACGTGGCTGCAAGCATGATTCTGTGGCTGTGAACTGTGGACTTGACCAGTATGTGGCAGCCGGACACGCCGGCGCGTCGGGCCCAGCCCGGCTCGCTTCCTTGCGGCGCCTTCTGGGGACCAGCGAGCGCACAGAGGGCCGCGCCGAAGCGAAGGAACTGGGCATCATCGAATAA